In one Bacillus sp. PK3_68 genomic region, the following are encoded:
- a CDS encoding DsbA family oxidoreductase: MEIVIWSDFVCPFCYIGKRRLEEALDKFPYRERVNVRFKSYELTPHAPKEPSKVIHEILAEKYGMSIEQAKAANVSIGEQAKAAGLLFNFENMKPVNTLDAHRLAKFAAERGKGAEITERLLKAYFTDSLPISDGNVLAEIASEVGLNREEVTLFLKGNCLTEEVRADEEEARTLGVQGVPFFVFNSKYAVSGAQPVEVFASVLQKAWEEELEEKLRPQQSSEVIEKGTVCTEEGCEVTGSTKNAQSNK; encoded by the coding sequence ATGGAGATTGTTATATGGTCAGATTTTGTTTGTCCATTTTGTTATATCGGTAAGCGTCGCTTGGAAGAAGCATTAGATAAGTTTCCATACAGGGAACGGGTAAACGTCCGGTTTAAAAGTTATGAGCTTACCCCCCATGCACCGAAAGAACCTTCCAAAGTCATTCATGAAATACTTGCTGAAAAATATGGAATGAGTATTGAGCAGGCAAAGGCGGCTAATGTTAGTATTGGTGAACAAGCAAAAGCAGCCGGTTTGCTATTTAATTTTGAAAATATGAAGCCGGTGAATACGCTGGATGCCCATCGCCTAGCTAAATTTGCTGCAGAAAGAGGCAAGGGAGCAGAGATAACAGAGAGACTATTGAAGGCTTATTTTACTGATTCATTGCCTATAAGTGATGGCAATGTATTAGCGGAAATTGCCAGTGAAGTGGGGTTGAACCGAGAAGAAGTGACTTTGTTCCTGAAGGGAAATTGTTTAACCGAGGAAGTAAGAGCTGATGAAGAAGAAGCACGCACACTTGGTGTGCAGGGTGTCCCATTTTTTGTGTTTAATAGCAAATATGCAGTTTCCGGTGCACAGCCGGTTGAAGTGTTTGCATCTGTTTTGCAGAAGGCATGGGAAGAAGAGCTTGAAGAAAAGCTTAGGCCGCAACAATCATCCGAAGTCATTGAAAAGGGAACGGTTTGCACAGAGGAAGGCTGTGAGGTAACAGGGAGTACTAAAAACGCACAGTCAAACAAATGA
- a CDS encoding saccharopine dehydrogenase C-terminal domain-containing protein → MRVLVLGSGLMGKEAARDLVHCKEVAEVTLADYDIQKAKQTCEILQSSKLTEAFVDASNKSQLIHLMKKHDVVINALFYSFNVSVAEAAIAAGVHSVDLGGHIGQATERVLEMSEEAKTAGITLIPDLGVAPGMINILSGYGVSKLDKTESIKLYVGGIPLRPEPPIEYNHVFSMEGVFDHYTDASFIIRNGKKQEIPSLSEVETVYFDKFGPLEAFHTAGGTSTLSYSYPTLDCLEYKTIRYPGHAEKFKLLVDLNLTRSDYAVNVNGTQIKPRDVLLKALDPIVNLRDKEDVVLLRVETKGIKGDHKTSCTYEMITYKDTVNNVTAMARATANTISVVAQMIGNGTINKPGVYPPEQIVPGGKYMEEMAKRGVIIKEMIERQESSIQSS, encoded by the coding sequence ATGCGCGTCTTAGTATTAGGATCCGGACTAATGGGCAAAGAAGCCGCGAGAGACTTGGTGCATTGTAAAGAGGTGGCCGAAGTTACGCTGGCTGATTACGATATCCAAAAAGCAAAGCAGACATGTGAGATCCTACAATCTTCAAAGTTAACTGAAGCTTTCGTGGATGCCTCTAATAAAAGCCAGCTTATTCATTTAATGAAAAAGCATGATGTTGTTATTAACGCGCTTTTCTATTCGTTTAACGTATCTGTAGCAGAGGCAGCCATTGCAGCCGGTGTGCACTCAGTTGATTTAGGTGGTCACATTGGCCAGGCAACGGAACGGGTGTTGGAAATGTCAGAAGAAGCGAAGACAGCTGGTATTACACTTATTCCTGATCTTGGTGTGGCTCCAGGAATGATTAACATTTTATCAGGGTACGGTGTGAGTAAACTTGACAAGACTGAATCGATCAAGCTGTATGTAGGAGGCATTCCGCTGCGGCCGGAACCACCCATTGAATATAATCACGTATTTTCAATGGAGGGGGTATTTGATCATTATACGGATGCTTCTTTTATCATTAGGAATGGGAAGAAACAAGAAATTCCTTCTTTGTCAGAAGTGGAAACCGTTTATTTTGATAAGTTCGGTCCTTTAGAAGCATTTCATACTGCAGGGGGAACGTCGACGCTTTCCTATTCCTATCCGACCCTTGACTGTCTGGAATATAAAACGATACGTTATCCAGGGCATGCAGAAAAATTCAAATTACTTGTTGATTTGAATTTGACACGTTCAGATTACGCCGTAAATGTGAATGGTACGCAAATCAAACCACGTGATGTGTTATTGAAAGCTCTCGATCCAATTGTAAATTTGAGAGATAAAGAAGATGTGGTATTGTTAAGAGTTGAAACAAAAGGGATAAAAGGAGACCATAAGACCAGCTGTACGTATGAAATGATCACATACAAGGATACTGTTAACAATGTAACCGCCATGGCGAGAGCAACGGCCAATACGATTTCCGTTGTTGCTCAAATGATTGGAAATGGAACGATTAATAAACCGGGTGTCTATCCTCCAGAGCAAATTGTTCCTGGTGGCAAGTACATGGAGGAAATGGCAAAGCGTGGCGTTATCATTAAAGAAATGATCGAAAGACAAGAGTCATCCATACAATCGTCATGA
- a CDS encoding Ger(x)C family spore germination protein produces MKKKMRRFSYTGLSALLLLLLTGCWDSYEPDRMVYAHAIGIDYKDGYYTIYLQLLNLGMLAKQESGSGSDETKVEVGKASGKTIDQAIFNLYESSQRRVFWGHLAAIIFTEEALRAQAVSHAVDLFDRYRETRYRMWMYATREPLDKLLTTVPVMQLSTALSRLVDPYASYDQRSILKPVDMRELLIFLNEPPHEAIIPLVGTNENNWRTDSGKRKSIQLEGTAIVTANSLKKVLPLEKSAGLKWVNKDLNREDLRIRKGKYKHTSILINHLDVHIKPIVRKEGIRFTLKVKAKGDLRELDQLANLAELEREAAKVMALEIRNTFKTGLEADADVLRLSEVLYRKNVQAWKRVQQQGSIPLTEQSLESIHVEVKIVEGEKQRKYPTLK; encoded by the coding sequence ATGAAGAAAAAAATGAGACGATTTTCGTACACCGGATTGTCGGCCCTGCTCCTTCTTTTGCTAACAGGATGCTGGGATTCCTATGAGCCTGATCGCATGGTTTATGCCCATGCCATAGGGATTGATTATAAAGATGGCTATTATACCATTTACTTGCAGCTTCTTAATTTAGGGATGCTCGCTAAACAAGAGTCCGGGTCAGGCAGTGATGAAACAAAAGTAGAGGTTGGAAAGGCATCCGGCAAAACAATAGATCAAGCGATATTTAATTTGTATGAATCTTCCCAGCGCCGTGTTTTCTGGGGACATTTAGCCGCCATTATTTTCACAGAAGAAGCCCTGCGAGCGCAAGCCGTAAGTCATGCAGTGGACTTATTTGACAGGTATCGTGAAACCCGGTATCGGATGTGGATGTACGCAACGAGAGAGCCGCTTGACAAATTATTAACCACAGTGCCTGTCATGCAGCTCTCTACGGCTCTTTCCAGGCTGGTTGATCCATACGCCTCCTACGATCAACGTTCCATATTAAAACCGGTAGATATGAGGGAACTGCTCATATTTTTAAATGAACCTCCACATGAAGCGATCATTCCATTAGTCGGCACAAACGAAAATAACTGGCGAACAGATAGCGGGAAGCGAAAATCTATTCAGTTAGAAGGAACCGCTATCGTCACAGCAAATTCCTTAAAAAAAGTTTTGCCACTGGAAAAATCAGCAGGGCTAAAGTGGGTCAATAAAGATTTGAATCGAGAAGACTTACGAATAAGAAAAGGAAAATATAAGCATACGAGCATTTTAATTAATCACTTGGATGTGCATATAAAGCCTATTGTCAGGAAGGAAGGTATTCGCTTCACACTAAAAGTGAAAGCGAAGGGAGACCTCAGGGAATTAGATCAGCTTGCAAACCTTGCAGAGCTGGAACGCGAGGCAGCAAAAGTGATGGCACTGGAGATAAGGAACACCTTCAAGACAGGACTGGAGGCTGATGCAGACGTACTGCGCTTATCGGAAGTTTTATACAGAAAAAATGTGCAAGCATGGAAAAGAGTGCAGCAGCAAGGCTCGATTCCATTAACAGAACAATCGCTTGAAAGCATACATGTCGAAGTTAAGATTGTCGAAGGAGAAAAACAGCGTAAGTATCCTACTTTAAAATAA
- a CDS encoding spore germination protein yields MKTKKIRLKNVEELVKQKKKERTPSAQHSSLTVSSLKDLFQKNKDVQFTELAFNDDPITLVYCSGLVHADLLKSTIPKRLEKFFAVHNGATKENIHSLHVPSLQIVTEKEKAAEDIFSGMLLIVFPADKLVVSVDIADRPQRKPEETNTEVSIKGPRDNFIEDITINHALIRKRLRTVSLASESFEVGRRSKTKVLVLYMDDISDKATLEQIRQQIEKIDIDALVSGTQLGELMNDDPYAFFPRHSYTGRPDFAVQSLLQGRFIILIDGVAYAYITPVNLFFLLKSAEDMEYPYAFNSFERLLRVAGISIATFLPGFWVALTSFHQNQLPLTLLATVVESRSGVPFPTALEAILMMLLFELFREAGLRMPLAIGQTLSVVGGLIIGDAAIRAGLTSPSMLVVIAGSFVAMTTLVNQSFIGVISLLRFFVIILVALFGFFGFFAAIFLIGIYAARIRTFGVPYLELATRLSWKNILKAMMRLPAQKDDKRASMLDPIDATKKDGRR; encoded by the coding sequence ATGAAAACAAAGAAAATTCGACTGAAAAACGTTGAAGAATTAGTGAAACAGAAAAAGAAGGAGCGAACGCCGTCAGCTCAACACTCTTCGCTTACGGTAAGCTCTTTAAAAGATTTGTTCCAAAAAAATAAAGACGTTCAATTTACAGAATTAGCTTTTAATGACGATCCCATTACGCTTGTCTATTGCAGCGGATTAGTCCATGCTGATCTTCTTAAATCAACGATCCCAAAAAGGCTAGAAAAATTTTTTGCAGTCCATAACGGGGCAACAAAAGAGAACATTCACTCGTTGCATGTCCCTTCCCTGCAAATAGTAACGGAAAAAGAAAAAGCGGCAGAGGATATTTTTTCCGGCATGCTTCTCATTGTTTTTCCTGCCGACAAGCTGGTTGTTTCCGTAGATATTGCTGATCGGCCGCAGCGAAAACCCGAAGAAACAAATACAGAAGTCAGCATTAAAGGTCCGCGGGATAATTTCATTGAGGATATTACAATCAATCACGCATTGATCAGAAAGAGGCTAAGAACGGTTTCATTGGCAAGCGAGTCGTTTGAAGTCGGAAGAAGATCAAAGACAAAAGTTTTAGTTTTGTATATGGACGATATATCCGATAAGGCGACTTTAGAACAAATTAGACAGCAGATAGAGAAGATCGACATTGATGCATTAGTAAGCGGCACACAGCTGGGAGAATTAATGAATGATGACCCTTACGCCTTTTTCCCACGCCACTCTTATACTGGAAGACCAGATTTTGCTGTTCAATCCTTATTGCAAGGCCGGTTTATCATCTTAATTGATGGTGTAGCCTACGCATATATTACTCCTGTCAATTTATTCTTTTTGCTGAAAAGCGCAGAAGATATGGAATATCCCTATGCCTTTAATTCATTTGAACGCTTACTAAGAGTGGCAGGCATATCAATCGCAACCTTTCTTCCCGGCTTCTGGGTGGCGCTCACTTCCTTCCATCAAAACCAACTTCCTTTAACCCTGCTGGCAACAGTGGTGGAATCTCGAAGCGGCGTTCCCTTTCCAACGGCGTTGGAAGCCATTTTAATGATGCTGTTATTTGAGCTGTTCCGGGAAGCTGGCTTAAGAATGCCGCTTGCCATCGGACAAACACTGAGCGTTGTTGGCGGCCTAATTATTGGGGATGCAGCCATTCGCGCCGGCTTAACGAGCCCCTCTATGCTTGTCGTTATCGCCGGTTCCTTTGTGGCCATGACTACGCTTGTTAATCAGTCATTTATCGGGGTTATCTCGCTTCTTCGCTTTTTCGTTATTATTCTCGTGGCGCTATTTGGTTTTTTCGGTTTCTTTGCTGCAATCTTCCTCATTGGTATTTATGCAGCACGAATTCGCACCTTTGGTGTCCCTTATTTAGAGCTCGCGACCCGCTTAAGCTGGAAGAATATTCTTAAAGCGATGATGCGTTTGCCTGCACAAAAAGACGATAAGCGAGCAAGCATGCTTGATCCCATCGATGCTACTAAAAAGGATGGGCGGCGATGA
- a CDS encoding GerAB/ArcD/ProY family transporter, whose product MATTNLRTLNILNIFLLFFIVIFGFFVAIANIQHKNYSLLLPILEHGYDPIMKSLIFQASGLAEIFIFLLLQHKINAPLRFRHYAAIIIILTVLTTGPLIGAIIEFGPVEAAKQRFPAYEEWGLVSLGTFIEHVDFYLSINGCPVHLSEYHLFLF is encoded by the coding sequence ATGGCCACAACCAATTTAAGAACATTAAATATCCTCAATATATTTCTATTGTTTTTCATTGTCATTTTTGGCTTCTTTGTCGCCATTGCAAATATTCAACATAAAAATTACTCTTTATTGCTGCCGATATTGGAACATGGCTATGATCCGATAATGAAAAGCCTCATTTTCCAAGCATCAGGGCTTGCTGAAATTTTTATCTTTTTGCTGCTGCAGCACAAAATAAATGCCCCGCTCCGTTTTCGTCACTATGCAGCCATTATCATTATTTTAACCGTGCTTACGACCGGGCCACTCATCGGGGCGATCATAGAATTCGGTCCGGTCGAGGCGGCTAAACAGCGCTTTCCAGCCTATGAAGAATGGGGACTTGTGTCGCTTGGTACATTTATTGAACACGTCGATTTTTATCTATCTATCAATGGATGTCCGGTTCATTTATCCGAATATCACTTATTTTTATTTTAA
- a CDS encoding MurR/RpiR family transcriptional regulator, with the protein MEILAKVKERYASLSKGQQKVGKYVLDFPEKIALLSASEVGKQIAVSETTVIRFCYSLELQGYAHLQSIIREYLIQHKSSLNRYYSSKMEMAQEPHFFAQVMEKDAENIQRAIDTIKEEDVQLAVSRIMEAGKLFLTGMRTSFAPAQWLAFTLGLVRDEVKLVQPGIDDLVTVLQSMDEHSVFIAITFHRYVKETVQIAEKAKERGAFVISLTDSGLAPITEFSDLTFAVGSQERSTLDVFPPLFSLLNAIMASLYVQYPEEVRERQRKYEQVNADHLFYY; encoded by the coding sequence ATGGAAATATTAGCTAAAGTAAAAGAAAGATATGCTTCCTTGTCAAAAGGTCAGCAAAAGGTAGGGAAATACGTTCTTGATTTTCCTGAAAAAATTGCTTTATTGTCTGCGAGTGAAGTGGGCAAACAAATTGCTGTCAGCGAAACAACAGTTATTCGTTTTTGTTATTCGCTCGAGTTACAGGGCTATGCTCATCTGCAATCCATTATTCGCGAATACCTTATTCAGCATAAAAGCAGCTTAAACCGCTATTATTCTTCCAAGATGGAAATGGCTCAGGAGCCTCATTTCTTCGCTCAAGTGATGGAAAAGGATGCGGAGAACATCCAAAGAGCTATTGATACTATTAAGGAAGAAGACGTTCAGCTGGCTGTTAGCAGGATAATGGAAGCAGGCAAGCTTTTTTTGACAGGAATGAGAACCTCCTTTGCTCCCGCTCAATGGCTTGCTTTTACATTGGGCCTTGTACGGGATGAGGTGAAGTTAGTGCAGCCTGGGATTGATGACCTCGTAACTGTCCTACAAAGTATGGATGAACATTCGGTTTTTATTGCCATCACTTTTCATAGATATGTGAAGGAGACGGTTCAAATAGCAGAGAAGGCAAAGGAACGGGGAGCGTTTGTTATAAGCTTGACCGATTCTGGACTAGCACCGATCACTGAATTCAGCGACCTGACTTTTGCTGTAGGAAGCCAGGAGCGATCGACTCTGGATGTTTTTCCTCCGCTGTTTTCCTTGCTTAATGCCATAATGGCAAGCTTGTATGTTCAATACCCAGAGGAAGTAAGGGAGCGGCAGCGAAAATATGAACAGGTAAATGCCGATCATCTATTTTATTATTGA
- a CDS encoding M20 peptidase aminoacylase family protein has translation MKKQLEQLKPAIRQLYDYLHSHPEISWQEVNTTAFLTNYLANEGFAVRTFDDCPGLIVEMGQGKPAVGLRCDIDALWQEVNGRFQANHSCGHDAHMTMAVGALLLLKKINYYFPGRLVVIFQPAEEKGTGALKMIEKGLIDGLDFLYGVHLRPIQELSFGQASPGIRHGAAKFIAGEIIGEDAHGARPHLGKNAIEIGSSLIQAMQQIHMDPSIPYSVKMTKFQSGGESSNIIPGKATFSIDVRAQTNEVMAALTEKIVQACKGIEVVHGASIHLETKAETAAAIVSEEASNIMENAISRVLGEKNVVPPIVTTGGEDFHFYTVKRPEVKAAMLGLGCDLSPGLHHPEMTFQIDALYPGIEILAETIIQTFERMKG, from the coding sequence ATGAAAAAGCAGCTTGAACAACTAAAACCAGCTATACGGCAATTATATGATTATTTGCATTCTCATCCGGAAATTAGCTGGCAGGAAGTCAACACAACCGCTTTTTTAACCAATTATTTAGCAAATGAAGGGTTCGCGGTAAGAACGTTTGATGACTGTCCAGGTCTCATTGTAGAAATGGGCCAAGGGAAACCGGCAGTTGGACTACGCTGTGATATTGATGCTCTCTGGCAGGAAGTCAACGGCCGATTTCAAGCCAATCATTCGTGTGGCCATGATGCCCACATGACAATGGCTGTTGGTGCCTTATTATTACTGAAAAAAATAAATTATTACTTTCCTGGACGATTAGTCGTTATCTTTCAACCAGCTGAGGAAAAAGGAACCGGAGCCTTAAAAATGATAGAGAAGGGACTTATTGATGGCTTGGATTTTCTTTACGGTGTTCATCTGCGGCCCATTCAAGAGTTATCCTTTGGACAGGCTTCTCCGGGAATTCGGCATGGAGCAGCCAAGTTTATTGCTGGGGAAATTATTGGAGAAGATGCTCATGGTGCCAGGCCACATCTCGGAAAGAATGCCATTGAGATCGGTTCCTCGCTCATTCAAGCCATGCAGCAAATCCATATGGATCCGTCTATTCCTTATTCAGTGAAAATGACGAAATTTCAAAGCGGCGGTGAATCGAGTAATATTATTCCAGGAAAAGCGACCTTTTCAATTGATGTTCGCGCACAGACTAACGAAGTGATGGCAGCACTGACAGAGAAAATTGTTCAGGCATGCAAAGGAATAGAAGTCGTTCACGGAGCGTCTATTCATTTAGAAACAAAAGCCGAAACGGCAGCGGCTATCGTTTCAGAAGAAGCCTCTAATATAATGGAGAATGCAATCAGCAGAGTGCTGGGGGAAAAAAATGTCGTCCCGCCTATCGTGACAACTGGAGGAGAGGATTTTCATTTTTACACAGTGAAGCGGCCGGAAGTAAAGGCAGCGATGCTCGGATTAGGCTGTGATTTAAGCCCGGGTCTGCATCATCCTGAAATGACTTTTCAGATAGACGCTCTTTATCCAGGAATTGAGATATTGGCTGAAACAATTATACAAACGTTTGAACGGATGAAAGGGTGA
- a CDS encoding GNAT family N-acetyltransferase, whose protein sequence is MQDYHIRLFNDRTDFEKMQQLERDTWNMEPIPIHQTLTAHKNGGLLVGAFQEERLIGFSYSFAGFSNGSSYLCSHMLGIHPDHQKQGIGEALKNAQKQEASRLGYEQVTWTFDPLESVNAYLNLTKLKAVCSTYEVNCYGKMEDGLNAGLPTDRLKVDWWIQSDYVNTSFTFTEEKAKVFAQYERTTEGWPKMSLHHPDYLEREEALLVPIPRKFQEIKSQSFDLALDWRMNTRKVFLQLFANGYTAVKLIQRPQEPVNYYLFIKNIQFAGKEEEK, encoded by the coding sequence GTGCAAGATTACCATATTCGGTTATTTAATGACCGAACAGACTTTGAAAAAATGCAGCAGCTGGAAAGAGACACGTGGAATATGGAGCCGATTCCGATCCATCAAACGCTCACCGCCCATAAAAATGGCGGTTTGTTAGTAGGTGCTTTTCAAGAAGAACGATTAATTGGCTTTAGTTACAGCTTTGCTGGTTTTTCAAATGGCTCTTCTTACTTATGTTCGCATATGCTTGGCATCCATCCTGATCATCAAAAGCAAGGAATCGGTGAAGCGTTGAAAAACGCCCAAAAACAAGAGGCTTCTCGTCTTGGATATGAGCAGGTAACATGGACGTTCGATCCGCTCGAAAGCGTAAACGCTTATTTAAATTTAACGAAGCTTAAAGCTGTTTGTTCCACATATGAAGTGAATTGTTACGGTAAAATGGAGGATGGATTAAATGCCGGTCTTCCAACGGATCGATTGAAGGTGGATTGGTGGATTCAAAGTGATTACGTGAACACCTCCTTTACTTTTACAGAAGAAAAGGCAAAAGTTTTCGCACAATATGAAAGAACAACAGAAGGATGGCCGAAAATGTCCCTCCATCATCCTGATTATTTAGAAAGAGAAGAGGCATTGCTCGTCCCGATTCCTCGAAAATTTCAAGAGATTAAAAGCCAATCATTTGATTTAGCTTTGGATTGGAGAATGAATACACGGAAAGTTTTTCTGCAGCTATTCGCTAACGGATATACAGCTGTAAAACTCATTCAACGTCCGCAAGAACCGGTGAACTATTATCTATTCATAAAGAATATTCAATTTGCAGGAAAGGAAGAGGAAAAATGA
- the menC gene encoding o-succinylbenzoate synthase codes for MKLTEIILRHLQMEMKFPFTTSFGTIENKEFILVEVKDEEGVSGWGESVAFASPSYNEETLKTNWHMIEDFLIPLLKGKEISHPDEISEIFEPIRKNNMAKSAIEGAVWDLHAKREGIPLYEALGGDNTTIDVGISIGIQDTVDDLLAIIKEHVEEGYKRIKVKIKPGWDVDVIREIRRSFPDIQLMADANSAYRLEDLPELKKLDEFNLTMIEQPLASDDIIDHAVIQKELKTPICLDESIHSYEDARKALQLGSCKIINIKIGRVGGLTESKRIHDLCKENNIPVWCGGMIEAGVGRAHNVALTTLSNFTLPGDTAASSRYWEKDIITPEVTVHDGVIQVPNKPGIGYDIDLEAVKQFTLKEKAYSL; via the coding sequence ATGAAATTAACAGAAATTATTTTACGTCATTTACAGATGGAAATGAAATTTCCTTTTACTACTAGCTTCGGAACCATCGAAAACAAAGAATTTATTCTCGTAGAGGTAAAAGATGAAGAGGGAGTATCCGGCTGGGGAGAATCTGTTGCTTTTGCCTCTCCTTCGTATAATGAAGAAACGCTAAAAACAAACTGGCACATGATAGAAGATTTCTTGATTCCTTTATTAAAAGGCAAAGAAATATCTCATCCCGATGAAATTTCAGAGATATTTGAGCCGATCAGAAAAAATAACATGGCGAAATCGGCCATTGAAGGAGCGGTGTGGGATTTGCACGCTAAACGGGAAGGAATCCCGCTTTATGAGGCTCTAGGAGGAGACAATACAACGATTGATGTGGGGATTAGCATCGGTATTCAAGATACGGTGGATGATCTTTTAGCTATTATTAAAGAGCATGTTGAAGAGGGCTATAAACGAATCAAAGTGAAAATTAAGCCGGGCTGGGATGTTGATGTCATCAGAGAGATCCGTCGCTCTTTCCCAGATATCCAACTTATGGCTGATGCCAATTCAGCTTATCGTCTCGAGGACCTGCCAGAATTGAAGAAGCTAGACGAATTCAATTTAACAATGATTGAACAGCCGCTTGCATCGGATGATATCATTGACCATGCGGTTATTCAAAAAGAATTAAAAACACCGATTTGTCTGGATGAAAGCATTCATTCCTATGAAGATGCCAGAAAAGCTTTGCAGCTCGGCAGCTGTAAAATTATCAATATTAAAATTGGCCGTGTCGGTGGATTGACGGAATCTAAACGGATTCATGATTTATGCAAGGAGAACAATATTCCTGTTTGGTGCGGAGGAATGATTGAAGCGGGTGTAGGACGAGCGCATAATGTGGCATTAACTACCTTAAGTAATTTTACACTCCCGGGTGATACAGCTGCTTCTTCCCGTTATTGGGAGAAGGATATTATCACACCAGAAGTGACAGTGCACGATGGGGTTATTCAAGTTCCGAACAAGCCAGGAATCGGCTATGATATTGATCTCGAAGCGGTGAAGCAATTTACATTGAAAGAAAAAGCCTATTCACTGTAA